TCAGTTCTTCCGGTGCCCTATCAGGCGCGGCTTCGACTCCAGGTTCTCCAGCCCGTGCCACGCCAGATTCACCAGATGGGCGGCCACCTCGGCCTTCTTCGGCTTCCGCACGTCCAGCCACCACTGGCCGGTCAGCGCCACCATCCCGACCAGGGCCTGGGCGTACAGCGGGGCCAGCTTCGGGTCGAAGCCCCGGGCCTTGAACTCCAGGCCCAGGATGTCCTCGACCTGCGTGGCGATGTCGCTGATCAGCGACGCGAAGGTGCCCGTGGACTGTGCGACCGGGGAGTCACGGACCAGGATCCGGAAACCGTCCGTGTACGTCTCGATGTAGTCGAGCAGCGCGAACGCCGCCTGCTCCAGCAGC
The DNA window shown above is from Streptomyces sp. Alt3 and carries:
- a CDS encoding TetR/AcrR family transcriptional regulator gives rise to the protein MIDDVATDGSTSGEKSMPAPTRRARRVRMTGKERREQLLDIGRTLFADKGFEGTSVEEIAARAGVSKPVVYEHFGGKEGLYAVVVDREMRQLLDLVTGALTAGHPRELLEQAAFALLDYIETYTDGFRILVRDSPVAQSTGTFASLISDIATQVEDILGLEFKARGFDPKLAPLYAQALVGMVALTGQWWLDVRKPKKAEVAAHLVNLAWHGLENLESKPRLIGHRKN